A DNA window from Streptococcus parapneumoniae contains the following coding sequences:
- the rpsF gene encoding 30S ribosomal protein S6 → MAKYEILYIIRPNIEEEAKNALVARFDSILTDNGATVVESKSWEKRRLAYEIKDFREGLYHIVNVEANDDAALKEFDRLSKINADILRHMIVKTDA, encoded by the coding sequence ATGGCTAAATACGAAATTCTTTATATCATTCGTCCAAACATTGAAGAAGAAGCTAAAAACGCTTTGGTAGCACGTTTTGACTCTATTTTGACTGACAACGGTGCAACTGTTGTTGAATCAAAATCTTGGGAAAAACGTCGTCTTGCATACGAAATCAAAGATTTCCGTGAAGGACTTTACCACATCGTTAACGTTGAAGCAAACGACGATGCAGCTCTTAAAGAGTTTGACCGTCTTTCAAAAATCAACGCTGACATTCTTCGTCACATGATCGTCAAAACTGACGCGTAA
- a CDS encoding Rib/alpha-like domain-containing protein → MFKNKGVHARSQVEKFTRYSIRKVSFGVASVAVATGLFFLGGGSVQANSPVVPARPEVGAEGGVQGESESLSLSKVNDNTLASESSTDSEMEPAASVPEVPATVEPQPETAIEASEVTKVDTSKLGVAIARMQSALEKAGVSEKTAATIENAKEELAKAQTFLSNEKATQEEVDKATRELKNKAFVIESMPKAEKKKANNNQDSRNGQVIPGNGESGFREATGAQETPLADVARVSDDELTKAKQELQGEITKLTAKISTEEAKGEGEIDKEFVELLNTIKTKSETIYNVEIASLTTEKEKHAALQKLKAQKDTLRYYQSGKVDWGAPINNNAVRFGNNNETGVFANLKEGFGEQNFSSAISKQKDSGDQQLGPDTNSPNVGSATYHWKELELTREQAADGTKLNGWKLTNNTEKVTLVKGESPTNITPKPNQTYTPKSAKIYSNNDKVTATGGQNRPNAGGGMLSGLISAEDMKKVGLGRVDRDYYLELGKKGNGIYRDVDVNPNSLLFVNVLHNGAYGPLALPSEGENVKLTIVDAYTGQKLTELKRKSGNSQTEFEQNPGSVGNGWRNLLRAVHIPEGTTKVRVIVEAGSPGQTNKTLGNNPIEDGYIIGGIGIATGPAVNISTNITSEKKSGKYGFTDDAIYGKKQTGTIDLNIRNLGGASITEFQSTYQVTIKVPKGVVLGTLNANGKTLDLNQANGQAAYELNNTWTTNFRFDKNKSELSFGINSKRRDILAGDRRSKDFIVKIPFETTADYVGSSTFEVSGQNGFPGDDTLGNVLHKYGNNDSNFYDVPENVNAPSLKYSNEPNYKYKKTLYIDSFTDVDKITVPVGTSLDKIKELSKLKAKEKIESEEYKRKLDETNATATLDDQGMSTGVVATDVAKENAGVIKVPVVHSRDGKNYKNTVDIEVNVVKSTTNKLVVFEGDKITDDQVKSSVTSATINTKTGVVNNPNEADVINTTGKAGEAGLKIPTTITHEINGTNINETVEVPVTVLPKATGEVEVHKGASVDKVKEVAKTKATEVATSADFKAKLPEGFKDVVVGEITEKVLATMTAEKGTKRGTVKVPVTYTVDGVEYTKDAEITVNVKGSETKSVYVVEGQKLDPAKVKEAVTPGKGGTVQDPTDANLPDTTGKVGATDVVVPTTVKYSTGDETVNVPVTVLPKPEPKGITVLNGTPNEKLIDAIRANVNKAITGLTNVPDGVTPFVTDDAIVTPKTDQNGQQTPVSVTVKYRDKATGKVIDDISVDVDVPVNVVGSTPTSKVVFEGDEITTKDITDAVTPGENGTKGEPTDLAKDITANPGVKEVTVPVTYTDQNGATLTEPVIVKVIVLPKPTPKGLIVAKDSDKEKAKEKVLAKAKEAIADGTFKGKLPANVTNVSIDENVENPDLSDDIDVNVTVKYTVDGEEKTTVVKVPVTVVEGVPQIVPVDENNKQPNPENSIDKTEYPEGSTFEYDPKTPVNTTMPGDYTVNVIVKDKEGNPIAEVPATVRVVESYPQFVPVDKDKKQPAVEGSIDPKAFPKDTEFTYETPVDTTRPGEKDVVVVAKIGDEVIAKVPAKVMVVEPKTQYVVADPSKPQPDASKSIDPEQYPDGITFEYKTPVDTTTPGEKDVVVVAKDGDDTLVEVPTKVKVVQGYPQIVPVDEGKKQPSPEDSIDTDDYPKDATFEYKEEVDTTTPGDKKVTVVVKQGDKVLVEVPSTVRVVESYPKYVPVDPAKKQPDPKENINPNDFPTGTTFEYKDNTPVDTTTPGEKPVTVVAKLNGQPITEIPATIVVVEPKIQYVPVDKSNKQPDASKSIDPEQYPDEITFGYKTPVDTTTPGEKDVVVVAKDGDDTLVEVPAKVKVVEGKEQLIPINATGENQPKPKDSITPSDYPEGSTFEYKVPEGQTTPYDGTTPGDKPVTVVVKDKNGNVLVEVPATIKVVEAKPKPIETPVTNTPLTKEDISKYVKVPAEGRVTNVENIPDLTTPGKKDPVKVTVELPNRKVITVEVPVNVTPVKEIETPVTKTPLTSEDYTKGIKIPAEGKVTKVENIPDLTTPGKKDPVKVTVELPNGKVVTVEVPVNVTPITPIETPVTKDKLTPEDVLKQIKVPDGATVKVGDLPDLTTPGKKDPVKVTITLPNDKVVTVEVPVNVTPIEDIVKKQGDPITAEDVEKHIPKGVKVISIGDKPTTDVPGERPSIPVVVELPNGIRVTMNIPVIVTPKVTPVVVSVGTPVTSEDVKKHIELPKGWTVTKVGEIPTTTTPGTKPVVSVEIELPDGRKITVDVPVIVTPTVRQIVVPQGTPITPDDVKGHIDLPKEPGWEIVEVGEIPTTIPAGVKPSVKVKIKVPTGEIIEVDVPVIVTPKVTPIVVGVGTPITEEDVKKKVDLPEGWEIVEVGEIPTTETPVVKPVVKVKVKLPDGRIITVDVPVTVTPKSQNGGGVIAQNGDSTVQIVTEYLDENGNRITSDKEGKHNPIELEGYEYSHSTTDAKGNTLHHYKKVTNPIDQEQPVAPVQPEQPTTPSQPAVPTPAEPSVATDSATQPATPKYVEGQKELPNTGTEANASLAALGLLGALSGFGFLARKKKED, encoded by the coding sequence ATGTTTAAGAATAAAGGCGTACATGCTCGTTCACAAGTGGAAAAATTTACACGTTATAGCATTCGTAAGGTTAGTTTTGGGGTAGCTAGTGTAGCTGTAGCTACAGGATTGTTTTTCTTAGGTGGGGGCAGCGTTCAAGCAAATTCTCCAGTAGTTCCAGCTAGACCAGAAGTAGGTGCTGAAGGAGGAGTACAGGGAGAGAGTGAATCGCTCTCACTTTCAAAAGTGAATGACAATACACTAGCTAGTGAAAGTTCGACAGACTCAGAAATGGAACCGGCGGCATCAGTTCCAGAGGTGCCAGCAACTGTGGAACCACAACCAGAAACAGCAATTGAAGCGTCAGAAGTTACAAAGGTTGATACAAGCAAATTGGGAGTTGCTATTGCTCGTATGCAATCAGCTCTTGAAAAAGCAGGCGTATCTGAAAAGACTGCCGCAACAATCGAAAATGCTAAGGAAGAACTAGCTAAGGCTCAAACCTTCCTATCAAATGAAAAAGCAACACAAGAAGAAGTAGATAAAGCTACGCGAGAATTAAAAAACAAAGCTTTCGTTATTGAAAGTATGCCAAAAGCAGAAAAGAAGAAAGCAAACAATAATCAAGACTCGCGTAATGGACAAGTGATTCCTGGAAACGGGGAAAGTGGGTTTAGAGAGGCTACAGGTGCTCAAGAAACTCCGCTTGCAGATGTAGCAAGAGTATCAGATGATGAACTGACAAAAGCTAAACAAGAATTACAAGGTGAAATTACAAAACTTACGGCTAAAATCTCTACTGAGGAAGCAAAGGGAGAGGGTGAGATAGATAAAGAATTTGTTGAACTTTTGAACACGATTAAGACTAAGTCAGAAACTATTTATAACGTAGAAATAGCTAGTCTAACAACTGAAAAAGAAAAGCATGCTGCTCTCCAAAAGCTAAAAGCTCAAAAAGATACTCTTCGTTATTATCAATCAGGTAAAGTTGATTGGGGTGCACCAATCAATAATAATGCTGTTAGATTTGGGAATAATAATGAAACAGGTGTTTTTGCAAATTTAAAGGAAGGTTTTGGTGAACAGAACTTCTCTAGTGCTATTAGTAAACAAAAAGATAGTGGGGATCAACAATTAGGTCCAGATACTAATAGTCCGAATGTTGGTTCAGCTACATATCATTGGAAGGAACTAGAACTTACCAGAGAACAGGCAGCAGATGGCACCAAGCTAAATGGTTGGAAATTAACAAATAATACAGAAAAGGTGACTCTAGTAAAAGGAGAATCCCCTACCAATATCACCCCTAAACCTAACCAAACCTACACTCCGAAATCTGCTAAGATATATAGCAATAATGATAAAGTAACAGCCACTGGTGGACAAAATAGACCTAATGCAGGTGGTGGTATGTTATCTGGGTTAATTTCTGCAGAGGACATGAAAAAAGTGGGATTAGGAAGGGTTGATAGAGACTATTACTTAGAGTTAGGGAAGAAAGGTAATGGAATTTATCGAGATGTGGATGTTAACCCTAACTCTCTGCTCTTTGTGAATGTTTTACATAATGGAGCTTATGGACCACTTGCTCTACCATCAGAAGGAGAAAATGTTAAATTAACAATAGTAGATGCTTATACTGGTCAAAAACTAACGGAATTGAAGCGTAAAAGTGGAAATTCACAAACGGAGTTTGAGCAAAATCCTGGCAGTGTCGGAAATGGTTGGCGAAATTTACTTCGTGCTGTCCATATCCCAGAGGGAACCACAAAAGTTCGTGTGATTGTTGAAGCAGGAAGTCCAGGACAAACCAACAAAACACTTGGCAATAACCCTATCGAAGATGGTTATATCATTGGAGGTATCGGGATTGCTACAGGTCCAGCCGTTAATATTTCAACTAATATCACTAGTGAAAAGAAATCTGGGAAATATGGGTTTACCGATGATGCTATATATGGTAAAAAACAAACAGGAACAATTGATTTAAACATACGAAACTTAGGTGGAGCATCTATCACTGAATTCCAAAGCACCTATCAAGTAACGATTAAAGTTCCAAAAGGTGTAGTATTGGGAACTTTAAATGCCAATGGGAAAACGTTAGATTTAAACCAAGCTAATGGACAGGCTGCTTATGAATTAAACAATACTTGGACAACTAATTTTAGATTTGATAAAAACAAGTCAGAACTAAGTTTTGGGATAAACTCTAAAAGAAGAGACATTTTAGCTGGAGATAGACGTTCAAAAGACTTTATTGTTAAAATTCCATTTGAAACAACAGCAGATTATGTGGGTAGTTCTACCTTTGAAGTTTCAGGTCAAAATGGATTTCCAGGAGATGATACTTTGGGAAATGTTCTCCATAAATACGGAAATAATGATTCCAATTTTTATGATGTTCCAGAAAATGTCAATGCTCCAAGTCTTAAATATTCAAATGAACCGAACTACAAATATAAAAAGACCTTGTATATCGATTCATTTACTGATGTTGATAAAATCACTGTTCCAGTCGGAACTAGTTTAGATAAGATCAAGGAGCTATCTAAATTAAAAGCGAAAGAAAAGATTGAATCAGAAGAATACAAGAGAAAACTGGATGAAACTAATGCTACGGCTACTCTAGATGATCAAGGAATGTCTACGGGAGTTGTTGCTACTGACGTAGCGAAAGAGAATGCCGGTGTTATAAAAGTGCCAGTAGTTCATAGTCGAGATGGAAAAAATTATAAAAATACTGTAGATATAGAAGTAAATGTAGTGAAATCAACTACCAATAAGTTAGTAGTATTCGAAGGAGACAAGATTACTGATGACCAAGTGAAATCTTCTGTTACATCAGCAACAATTAATACTAAAACTGGAGTGGTGAATAATCCTAATGAAGCAGATGTGATTAATACAACAGGAAAAGCTGGGGAAGCAGGACTTAAGATTCCTACAACTATCACACATGAAATAAATGGAACAAACATTAATGAAACTGTTGAAGTCCCAGTAACTGTCTTACCAAAAGCAACTGGTGAAGTAGAAGTACACAAAGGAGCCTCAGTAGATAAAGTAAAAGAAGTTGCTAAAACAAAAGCGACAGAAGTAGCAACATCAGCTGATTTCAAAGCTAAATTACCAGAAGGTTTTAAAGATGTAGTGGTTGGTGAGATTACAGAAAAAGTTTTAGCAACAATGACTGCAGAAAAAGGAACAAAAAGAGGGACAGTAAAAGTTCCAGTAACTTACACAGTAGATGGCGTTGAATATACAAAAGATGCTGAAATTACTGTAAACGTTAAAGGTTCTGAAACTAAATCTGTCTACGTTGTAGAAGGTCAAAAACTAGATCCAGCTAAAGTAAAAGAAGCAGTTACACCAGGTAAAGGTGGAACAGTACAAGATCCAACGGATGCGAATTTACCAGATACAACAGGAAAAGTTGGAGCAACAGACGTAGTAGTACCAACTACAGTTAAATATTCAACTGGAGATGAAACTGTAAATGTCCCTGTAACAGTATTACCAAAACCAGAACCAAAAGGCATTACAGTCTTAAATGGTACACCTAACGAGAAATTAATCGATGCTATTCGAGCAAACGTTAATAAAGCAATTACTGGATTAACAAATGTTCCTGATGGTGTAACTCCATTTGTAACAGATGACGCTATTGTAACTCCAAAAACTGATCAAAATGGGCAACAAACTCCAGTGTCAGTAACTGTTAAATATAGAGATAAGGCTACTGGAAAAGTTATTGATGACATTTCAGTTGACGTCGACGTTCCTGTAAATGTAGTTGGTTCAACTCCGACATCTAAAGTTGTATTTGAAGGAGATGAAATTACAACTAAGGATATTACAGATGCTGTTACTCCTGGTGAAAATGGAACGAAGGGTGAGCCTACAGATTTAGCAAAAGATATTACTGCAAACCCAGGTGTGAAAGAAGTAACTGTACCAGTAACTTATACGGATCAAAATGGAGCAACTTTAACAGAACCAGTAATAGTTAAAGTAATAGTTCTTCCAAAACCAACACCGAAAGGTCTAATTGTTGCTAAAGATAGCGACAAGGAAAAAGCAAAAGAAAAAGTTCTTGCTAAGGCGAAAGAAGCTATTGCAGATGGTACATTTAAAGGAAAACTTCCAGCAAATGTTACAAATGTAAGTATTGATGAAAATGTAGAAAATCCAGATTTGTCAGATGATATTGATGTAAATGTTACTGTGAAGTACACTGTTGATGGGGAAGAAAAAACAACCGTTGTTAAAGTTCCAGTAACTGTTGTAGAGGGAGTTCCTCAAATCGTTCCAGTGGATGAAAACAATAAACAACCAAATCCAGAAAACAGTATTGATAAAACGGAATACCCAGAGGGTTCAACATTTGAATATGATCCAAAAACTCCAGTGAATACCACAATGCCTGGTGATTATACAGTCAATGTCATTGTAAAAGATAAAGAGGGTAATCCTATTGCAGAAGTCCCAGCAACTGTACGTGTTGTAGAAAGCTATCCACAATTTGTGCCAGTAGACAAGGATAAAAAACAACCAGCTGTTGAAGGAAGTATTGATCCTAAAGCCTTCCCTAAAGATACAGAGTTTACTTATGAAACTCCTGTAGATACAACAAGGCCAGGCGAAAAAGATGTGGTAGTTGTAGCGAAGATTGGCGATGAAGTTATTGCAAAAGTCCCAGCAAAAGTGATGGTCGTTGAACCTAAGACACAATACGTAGTAGCAGATCCAAGTAAACCGCAACCAGATGCTTCTAAGAGTATTGATCCAGAACAATACCCAGATGGAATAACATTTGAGTACAAGACACCTGTAGACACAACAACGCCGGGCGAAAAAGATGTGGTTGTCGTTGCGAAAGATGGAGATGATACACTTGTTGAAGTTCCAACAAAAGTGAAAGTTGTACAAGGTTACCCACAAATCGTTCCAGTTGATGAAGGTAAAAAACAACCATCACCTGAAGATAGTATTGATACGGATGATTATCCAAAAGATGCAACATTTGAGTACAAAGAAGAAGTAGATACAACTACACCAGGTGATAAGAAAGTTACTGTTGTTGTGAAACAAGGGGATAAGGTATTAGTTGAAGTACCATCTACAGTACGAGTAGTAGAAAGTTATCCTAAATATGTACCAGTAGATCCAGCTAAGAAACAGCCAGATCCAAAAGAAAACATTAATCCAAATGATTTCCCAACTGGAACAACATTTGAATATAAAGATAACACTCCGGTAGATACAACAACACCAGGTGAGAAACCTGTAACAGTAGTAGCTAAGTTGAATGGACAACCAATTACAGAAATTCCAGCGACAATTGTAGTAGTAGAACCGAAGATACAATATGTGCCAGTTGATAAATCAAACAAACAACCAGATGCATCTAAGAGTATTGATCCTGAACAATATCCAGATGAAATTACATTTGGATATAAGACTCCAGTGGACACAACAACGCCAGGCGAAAAAGATGTAGTCGTTGTTGCCAAAGATGGAGATGACACACTTGTTGAAGTACCAGCTAAGGTTAAAGTAGTAGAAGGAAAAGAACAATTAATTCCTATTAATGCTACAGGTGAAAATCAACCAAAACCGAAAGATAGTATCACACCAAGTGACTATCCAGAAGGGTCAACGTTTGAATACAAAGTTCCAGAAGGACAAACAACTCCATATGATGGAACAACTCCAGGGGATAAACCAGTTACAGTTGTAGTAAAAGATAAAAATGGTAATGTATTAGTAGAAGTTCCAGCAACCATTAAAGTAGTGGAAGCTAAACCAAAACCAATCGAAACCCCAGTGACGAATACACCTTTAACAAAAGAGGATATTTCTAAATATGTTAAAGTTCCTGCAGAAGGCAGGGTAACGAATGTTGAGAACATTCCAGACTTAACAACACCAGGTAAGAAAGATCCAGTTAAAGTAACGGTAGAATTACCAAATAGGAAAGTAATTACAGTGGAAGTCCCAGTGAACGTAACACCAGTGAAGGAAATTGAAACTCCGGTTACGAAGACTCCATTAACATCAGAGGATTACACTAAAGGCATCAAGATTCCTGCAGAAGGCAAGGTAACGAAGGTAGAAAACATTCCAGACTTAACAACACCAGGTAAGAAAGATCCAGTTAAAGTCACTGTGGAATTACCAAATGGCAAAGTAGTTACGGTAGAAGTACCGGTTAATGTAACACCAATCACTCCAATTGAAACACCAGTTACAAAAGATAAATTGACTCCAGAGGATGTATTAAAACAAATTAAAGTACCAGACGGAGCAACAGTTAAGGTAGGAGATCTTCCAGACTTAACAACACCAGGTAAGAAAGATCCAGTAAAAGTAACGATTACATTACCAAATGACAAAGTAGTTACGGTAGAAGTACCAGTGAATGTAACACCTATTGAAGATATTGTTAAAAAACAAGGTGATCCAATTACTGCTGAGGATGTTGAAAAACACATTCCAAAAGGAGTAAAAGTTATCTCAATTGGAGATAAACCTACAACAGATGTTCCAGGTGAAAGACCAAGTATTCCAGTTGTAGTTGAATTGCCAAATGGAATTCGAGTAACGATGAATATCCCAGTAATCGTAACGCCGAAAGTAACACCTGTAGTAGTTTCAGTAGGAACGCCTGTAACGTCAGAAGATGTTAAGAAACATATCGAATTGCCAAAAGGATGGACTGTAACAAAAGTGGGCGAAATTCCAACGACTACAACACCAGGAACAAAACCAGTTGTTTCAGTGGAAATTGAATTACCAGATGGACGTAAGATTACAGTCGACGTACCGGTAATCGTAACACCAACTGTAAGACAAATTGTTGTACCACAAGGAACTCCAATCACACCAGATGATGTAAAAGGTCATATTGATTTACCAAAAGAGCCAGGATGGGAAATTGTAGAAGTAGGAGAAATCCCAACAACAATTCCAGCTGGAGTAAAACCAAGCGTTAAAGTGAAAATTAAAGTTCCAACTGGTGAGATAATTGAAGTAGATGTACCAGTAATAGTAACACCAAAAGTAACGCCTATTGTAGTAGGAGTGGGAACACCAATTACTGAAGAAGATGTTAAGAAGAAAGTAGATCTACCAGAAGGTTGGGAAATTGTAGAAGTAGGAGAAATTCCAACAACTGAAACACCTGTAGTAAAACCAGTGGTTAAAGTGAAAGTAAAATTACCGGATGGTCGTATTATTACAGTCGACGTACCAGTAACAGTAACACCTAAATCACAAAATGGTGGAGGAGTCATTGCTCAAAATGGTGATTCAACAGTTCAAATTGTAACGGAATACCTAGATGAAAATGGTAACCGAATTACTTCAGATAAAGAAGGAAAACACAATCCGATAGAGTTGGAAGGATATGAATATAGTCATTCGACAACGGATGCTAAAGGAAATACCTTACATCACTATAAGAAAGTGACAAATCCAATCGATCAAGAACAACCAGTAGCTCCAGTGCAACCGGAACAACCAACAACTCCAAGCCAACCTGCTGTTCCAACACCAGCTGAACCATCAGTAGCAACTGATTCAGCTACCCAACCAGCAACACCTAAATATGTTGAAGGTCAAAAAGAGTTACCTAACACAGGTACAGAAGCTAATGCTAGTCTAGCTGCACTTGGACTCCTTGGAGCTTTGAGTGGATTTGGATTTCTTGCTCGCAAGAAAAAAGAGGACTAA
- a CDS encoding GNAT family N-acetyltransferase, whose protein sequence is MNCTIRNMIKSDIESLSHGFMNQGWPGREEILARYFLEQESGERGVLVAEIDGAVAGYVTILPLAKHGPFAEVYPELSDFNVFEPFRNQGIGNQLLEEAEKRVKFVSSKVTLGVGLHLGYGPAQRLYIRRGYIPDGTGVWYRNQPLEMNATSQNNDDLVLYLVKEFG, encoded by the coding sequence ATGAATTGTACGATTAGAAATATGATTAAGTCTGATATTGAATCCTTATCTCATGGATTTATGAATCAAGGTTGGCCTGGTAGAGAGGAAATTTTGGCTAGATATTTTCTGGAACAGGAAAGTGGGGAGAGAGGAGTCTTAGTTGCAGAGATTGATGGTGCTGTAGCGGGCTACGTTACCATTTTACCTTTGGCTAAACATGGTCCTTTTGCAGAAGTCTATCCAGAATTATCAGATTTTAATGTGTTTGAGCCTTTTCGAAATCAAGGGATTGGGAATCAATTGCTAGAAGAAGCAGAAAAACGAGTCAAGTTTGTTTCGAGTAAGGTCACTCTTGGTGTAGGTTTGCACTTAGGCTATGGCCCTGCCCAGAGATTGTATATCAGACGGGGCTACATTCCAGATGGGACAGGTGTCTGGTATCGAAATCAACCCTTGGAAATGAATGCAACTAGCCAAAATAATGATGATTTGGTTTTGTATCTAGTAAAGGAATTCGGATAA
- the rpsR gene encoding 30S ribosomal protein S18, whose translation MAQQRRGGFKRRKKVDYIAANKIEYVDYKDTELLSRFVSERGKILPRRVTGTSAKNQRKVTTAIKRARVMALMPFVNED comes from the coding sequence ATGGCTCAACAACGTCGTGGCGGATTCAAACGCCGTAAAAAAGTTGATTACATCGCAGCAAACAAAATTGAATATGTTGATTACAAGGATACTGAGCTTCTTAGCCGTTTCGTTTCAGAACGTGGGAAAATCCTTCCACGTCGTGTAACAGGAACTTCAGCTAAAAACCAACGTAAAGTAACAACAGCTATCAAACGCGCTCGCGTAATGGCTTTGATGCCTTTCGTAAACGAAGATTAA
- the ssbA gene encoding single-stranded DNA-binding protein SsbA produces MINNVVLVGRMTRDAELRYTPSNVAVATFTLAVNRTFKSQNGEREADFINVVMWRQQAENLANWAKKGSLIGVTGRIQTRSYDNQQGQRVYVTEVVAENFQMLESRSVREGHTGGGYSAPTANYSAPTNSVPDFSRDENPFGATNPLDISDDDLPF; encoded by the coding sequence ATGATTAACAATGTTGTACTTGTAGGGCGTATGACACGTGACGCTGAGTTGCGTTATACCCCATCAAATGTAGCAGTTGCGACTTTTACTCTTGCAGTAAACCGTACATTTAAGAGTCAAAATGGCGAACGTGAGGCTGATTTTATCAATGTCGTTATGTGGCGTCAACAGGCTGAAAACCTAGCTAATTGGGCTAAAAAAGGCTCACTTATCGGGGTGACAGGTCGTATCCAGACTCGTAGTTACGATAACCAGCAAGGACAACGTGTCTACGTGACAGAGGTCGTGGCTGAGAATTTCCAAATGTTGGAAAGCCGTAGTGTGCGTGAAGGTCATACAGGTGGAGGTTACTCTGCCCCAACTGCAAACTATTCAGCACCTACAAATTCAGTACCAGACTTTTCACGTGATGAAAATCCATTTGGAGCAACAAATCCATTGGATATTTCAGATGATGATTTACCATTCTAA
- the asnS gene encoding asparagine--tRNA ligase: MTKRVTIIDVKDYVGQEVTIGAWVANKSGKGKIAFLQLRDGTAFFQGVAFKPNFVEKFGEEVGLEKFDVIKRLSQETSVYVTGIVKEDERSKFGYELDITDIEVIGESQDYPITPKEHGTDFLMDNRHLWLRSRKQVAVMQIRNAIIYATYEFFDKNGFMKFDSPILSGNAAEDSTELFETDYFGTPAYLSQSGQLYLEAGAMALGRVFDFGPVFRAEKSKTRRHLTEFWMMDAEYSYLTHDESLDLQEAYVKALLQGVLDRAPQALETLERDTELLKRYIAEPFKRITYDQAIDLLQEHENDEDADYEHLEHGDDFGSPHETWISNHFGVPTFVMNYPAAIKAFYMKPVPGNPERVLCADLLAPEGYGEIIGGSMREEDYDALVAKMDELGMDRTEYEFYLDLRKYGTVPHGGFGIGIERMVTFAAGTKHIREAIPFPRMLHRIKP, from the coding sequence ATGACAAAACGTGTAACGATTATTGATGTAAAAGACTATGTTGGTCAGGAAGTGACGATTGGCGCTTGGGTTGCCAACAAATCAGGAAAAGGGAAAATTGCCTTCTTGCAATTGCGTGATGGAACAGCCTTCTTCCAAGGTGTGGCTTTTAAACCAAACTTTGTCGAAAAATTTGGTGAAGAAGTAGGACTTGAGAAGTTTGATGTTATCAAACGCTTGAGCCAAGAAACTTCTGTTTATGTGACAGGTATTGTTAAAGAAGACGAACGTTCTAAATTTGGTTATGAGTTGGATATTACAGACATCGAAGTGATCGGTGAATCTCAAGACTACCCAATTACACCAAAAGAACACGGAACAGACTTTTTGATGGACAACCGTCACTTGTGGCTTCGTTCTCGTAAGCAAGTAGCCGTGATGCAAATCCGTAACGCTATTATCTATGCAACTTATGAGTTCTTCGACAAGAACGGTTTCATGAAGTTTGATAGCCCAATCCTTTCAGGAAACGCGGCAGAAGATTCAACAGAACTCTTTGAAACAGACTACTTCGGAACGCCAGCCTACTTGAGCCAATCAGGTCAGCTTTACCTAGAAGCAGGCGCTATGGCTCTTGGTCGTGTCTTTGACTTTGGTCCAGTATTCCGTGCCGAAAAATCAAAAACGCGCCGTCACTTGACTGAGTTCTGGATGATGGACGCAGAGTACTCCTACTTGACACATGATGAGTCGCTTGACTTGCAAGAAGCTTATGTGAAAGCTCTTCTACAAGGTGTTCTTGACCGTGCGCCTCAAGCCTTGGAAACTTTGGAACGTGATACAGAACTCTTGAAACGCTACATTGCAGAGCCATTCAAACGCATCACTTACGATCAAGCCATTGACCTCTTGCAAGAGCATGAAAATGATGAAGACGCTGACTATGAACATCTTGAGCATGGTGATGACTTTGGTTCACCACATGAAACTTGGATTTCAAACCACTTTGGTGTGCCAACATTTGTCATGAACTACCCAGCAGCTATCAAGGCCTTCTACATGAAACCAGTTCCTGGAAATCCAGAGCGCGTGCTTTGTGCAGATTTGCTTGCTCCAGAAGGTTATGGAGAAATCATCGGTGGGTCTATGCGTGAGGAAGACTACGATGCATTAGTTGCTAAGATGGATGAACTTGGCATGGATCGTACAGAGTATGAATTCTACCTTGACCTTCGTAAATACGGTACAGTTCCACATGGAGGATTTGGTATCGGTATCGAGCGTATGGTCACCTTCGCAGCAGGAACAAAACACATCCGTGAAGCTATCCCATTCCCACGTATGTTGCATCGTATCAAACCATAA